A stretch of the Dioscorea cayenensis subsp. rotundata cultivar TDr96_F1 chromosome 4, TDr96_F1_v2_PseudoChromosome.rev07_lg8_w22 25.fasta, whole genome shotgun sequence genome encodes the following:
- the LOC120258153 gene encoding growth-regulating factor 4-like isoform X2 produces the protein MNMDMDSSSQQWGSQQEPDQHQNQAKVSKLQLMTDEQEIHASALPLFAATPINHTRTTSTPTLTPFPPDSSHTSRFSWGAGGGMVGLFSLAQWQELELQALIYKYMLAGAPVPLDLILPIRKSLLSAHPYYHHHQLQYQHFPTPAMLQSGYWGRCVIDPEPGRCRRTDGKKWRCSREVVPSHKYCERHVHRGRNRSRKHVEVLAPTPTTTTKDDDGDDNNNNNNNNHFAPHHHHHHHQTRGTEDDGRQSYCTNYPDQNEGHVLRKFFNERPRSQGQQESISSASGGGGSQQTLLSISIPGDVSLKLSTGSSKDNGDGGGGAHHNAQQSPANLNVNVNVNANANINRNWSEWGHGNENENNGETASGGPLAEALLRSSTSTASPTSVLQKPCGISASETSSISISS, from the exons ATGAACATGGACATGGACTCCTCCTCCCAGCAATGGGGAAGCCAACAGGAGCCAGATCAGCACCAGAACCAGGCAAAAGTCTCAAAGCTTCAACTGATGACAGATGAACAAGAGATCCATGCCTCTGCTCTTCCATTATTTGCAGCCACTCCTATAAACCACACCAGAACAACAAGCACCCCCACCCTGACCCCATTTCCACCTGATTCATCCCATACTAGTAGATTCTCAT GGGGGGCAGGAGGAGGGATGGTAGGTTTATTCAGTTTGGCACAATGGCAGGAGCTGGAGTTACAGGCCTTGATCTACAAATACATGCTGGCCGGGGCTCCAGTGCCTTTGGACCTCATTCTCCCCATCAGAAAAAGCCTTCTCTCTGCACACCCTTACTATCACCACCACCAACTTCAATACCAGCACTTCCCTACACCTGCTA TGCTACAGAGCGGGTACTGGGGGAGGTGTGTGATAGACCCTGAACCAGGAAGATGCCGAAGAACTGACGGCAAGAAGTGGAGGTGCTCAAGGGAAGTGGTACCGAGCCATAAGTACTGTGAGCGCCACGTTCACCGCGGCCGAAACCGTTCAAGAAAGCATGTGGAAGTCCTCGCACCCACACCAACTACTACTACCAAAGACGACGACGGcgacgacaacaacaacaacaacaacaacaaccattttGCTccgcatcaccatcaccatcaccaccaaacCAG AGGAACAGAAGATGATGGTAGGCAGAGCTACTGCACTAACTATCCAGACCAGAACGAGGGCCATGTTTTGAGGAAGTTCTTCAATGAGAGACCAAGATCACAAGGACAGCAGGAGAGCATCTCCAGtgctagtggtggtggtggtagcCAACAGACCCTTCTCTCCATCTCCATTCCTGGGGATGTGTCTTTGAAACTATCAACAGGCTCAAGCAAAGACAACGgagatggtggtggtggagcGCATCATAATGCCCAGCAATCTCCAGCTAATCTTAATGTTAATGTTAATGTTAATGCTAATGCTAATATTAATAGAAATTGGTCTGAGTGGGGACATGgtaatgagaatgaaaataatggagaaaCGGCAAGTGGGGGCCCGCTTGCAGAGGCACTTCTCCGTTCGTCAACTTCCACAGCATCACCGACTAGCGTGTTGCAAAAGCCCTGTGGGATCTCCGCATCTGAAACCAGTAGTATCAGTATCTCAAGTTGA
- the LOC120258153 gene encoding growth-regulating factor 4-like isoform X1: protein MNMDMDSSSQQWGSQQEPDQHQNQAKVSKLQLMTDEQEIHASALPLFAATPINHTRTTSTPTLTPFPPDSSHTSRFSWGAGGGMVGLFSLAQWQELELQALIYKYMLAGAPVPLDLILPIRKSLLSAHPYYHHHQLQYQHFPTPAMLQSGYWGRCVIDPEPGRCRRTDGKKWRCSREVVPSHKYCERHVHRGRNRSRKHVEVLAPTPTTTTKDDDGDDNNNNNNNNHFAPHHHHHHHQTSRGTEDDGRQSYCTNYPDQNEGHVLRKFFNERPRSQGQQESISSASGGGGSQQTLLSISIPGDVSLKLSTGSSKDNGDGGGGAHHNAQQSPANLNVNVNVNANANINRNWSEWGHGNENENNGETASGGPLAEALLRSSTSTASPTSVLQKPCGISASETSSISISS from the exons ATGAACATGGACATGGACTCCTCCTCCCAGCAATGGGGAAGCCAACAGGAGCCAGATCAGCACCAGAACCAGGCAAAAGTCTCAAAGCTTCAACTGATGACAGATGAACAAGAGATCCATGCCTCTGCTCTTCCATTATTTGCAGCCACTCCTATAAACCACACCAGAACAACAAGCACCCCCACCCTGACCCCATTTCCACCTGATTCATCCCATACTAGTAGATTCTCAT GGGGGGCAGGAGGAGGGATGGTAGGTTTATTCAGTTTGGCACAATGGCAGGAGCTGGAGTTACAGGCCTTGATCTACAAATACATGCTGGCCGGGGCTCCAGTGCCTTTGGACCTCATTCTCCCCATCAGAAAAAGCCTTCTCTCTGCACACCCTTACTATCACCACCACCAACTTCAATACCAGCACTTCCCTACACCTGCTA TGCTACAGAGCGGGTACTGGGGGAGGTGTGTGATAGACCCTGAACCAGGAAGATGCCGAAGAACTGACGGCAAGAAGTGGAGGTGCTCAAGGGAAGTGGTACCGAGCCATAAGTACTGTGAGCGCCACGTTCACCGCGGCCGAAACCGTTCAAGAAAGCATGTGGAAGTCCTCGCACCCACACCAACTACTACTACCAAAGACGACGACGGcgacgacaacaacaacaacaacaacaacaaccattttGCTccgcatcaccatcaccatcaccaccaaacCAG CAGAGGAACAGAAGATGATGGTAGGCAGAGCTACTGCACTAACTATCCAGACCAGAACGAGGGCCATGTTTTGAGGAAGTTCTTCAATGAGAGACCAAGATCACAAGGACAGCAGGAGAGCATCTCCAGtgctagtggtggtggtggtagcCAACAGACCCTTCTCTCCATCTCCATTCCTGGGGATGTGTCTTTGAAACTATCAACAGGCTCAAGCAAAGACAACGgagatggtggtggtggagcGCATCATAATGCCCAGCAATCTCCAGCTAATCTTAATGTTAATGTTAATGTTAATGCTAATGCTAATATTAATAGAAATTGGTCTGAGTGGGGACATGgtaatgagaatgaaaataatggagaaaCGGCAAGTGGGGGCCCGCTTGCAGAGGCACTTCTCCGTTCGTCAACTTCCACAGCATCACCGACTAGCGTGTTGCAAAAGCCCTGTGGGATCTCCGCATCTGAAACCAGTAGTATCAGTATCTCAAGTTGA